A single region of the Deinococcus multiflagellatus genome encodes:
- the zapE gene encoding cell division protein ZapE — protein MIDLTARNPVPNPGDLTAELAPSPRYAQVRFETYHPNPDYPSQAEARTAVQAFLKGAQVRPGGFRLFRRAKPEGRGLYLDGGFGVGKTHLLASAWHAAQGTAALMSFQDLMYIIGALGMTRAVDAFRQHDLLLIDEFELDDPGNTHMANTFLGQLMPGGTSVIATSNTEPGALGQGRFNAADFQRQIQGIASRFDTWRIDGPDYRQRGVRPEDTLSAAEYAAWEARQNPVALARISHRELSRHLLNVHPSRFARLLQGVGAVGVTDLIAMPDQNVALRFVHFIDKLYDLGLPAAFTGQGLGGLFIDTYRHGAYAKKYSRCLSRLSELLQEARAHSPALR, from the coding sequence GTGATTGACCTTACGGCCCGCAACCCGGTGCCCAACCCGGGCGACCTGACGGCCGAACTGGCCCCCAGTCCGCGCTACGCGCAGGTGCGCTTCGAGACCTACCATCCCAACCCCGACTACCCCAGCCAGGCCGAGGCACGCACGGCGGTGCAGGCGTTCCTGAAAGGTGCCCAGGTGCGGCCCGGGGGCTTCCGGCTGTTTCGCCGCGCAAAACCCGAGGGCCGGGGGCTGTACCTGGACGGCGGCTTTGGCGTGGGCAAAACGCACCTGCTGGCCAGCGCGTGGCACGCCGCGCAGGGCACCGCCGCCCTGATGAGCTTTCAGGACCTGATGTACATCATTGGCGCCCTGGGCATGACGCGGGCGGTGGACGCCTTTCGGCAACACGACCTGCTGCTGATCGACGAATTCGAGCTGGACGACCCCGGCAACACCCACATGGCCAACACCTTTCTGGGCCAGCTGATGCCGGGGGGCACCAGCGTGATTGCCACCAGCAACACCGAGCCCGGCGCGCTGGGTCAGGGCCGCTTTAACGCTGCAGACTTTCAGCGGCAGATTCAGGGCATTGCCAGCCGCTTTGACACCTGGCGCATTGACGGCCCGGACTACCGCCAGCGCGGCGTGCGCCCCGAAGACACCCTCAGCGCGGCCGAATATGCCGCCTGGGAAGCGCGGCAAAACCCCGTGGCCCTGGCCCGGATCAGCCACCGCGAGCTGAGCCGCCACCTGCTGAACGTGCACCCCAGCCGTTTTGCCCGGCTGCTGCAGGGTGTGGGCGCCGTGGGCGTGACCGACCTGATTGCCATGCCCGACCAGAACGTGGCCCTGCGCTTCGTGCACTTTATTGACAAGCTCTATGACCTGGGGCTGCCAGCGGCGTTCACGGGGCAGGGGCTGGGGGGGCTGTTTATCGATACCTACCGGCACGGGGCGTATGCCAAGAAGTACAGCCGGTGTTTGTCCCGGTTGTCCGAGCTGCTTCAGGAGGCGCGGGCGCACAGCCCCGCCCTTCGCTAA
- a CDS encoding MarR family winged helix-turn-helix transcriptional regulator, which yields MPTHPPTPPAVLEHQLYLALQVLGLRLKDDIEQLFKHEGLSTTQFNVLRILRGAGGQALTCGAIADQLLNRDPDVTRLLDRMEKQGLIERARSDQDRRVLLTRLSAHGRALVDRLDEPLLALHRQQFQALSPQQMEQLLSLLRQVTASSEVL from the coding sequence ATGCCCACCCACCCCCCTACACCCCCAGCCGTGCTGGAGCACCAGCTGTATCTGGCCCTGCAGGTGCTGGGCCTGCGCCTGAAAGACGACATCGAACAGCTGTTCAAGCACGAAGGCCTGAGCACGACCCAGTTCAATGTGCTGCGCATCCTGCGCGGCGCGGGCGGACAAGCCCTGACCTGCGGGGCCATTGCCGACCAATTGCTGAACCGCGACCCTGACGTGACGCGCCTGCTGGACCGCATGGAAAAGCAGGGCCTGATTGAGCGGGCCCGCAGCGACCAGGACCGCCGCGTGCTCCTGACCCGCCTTTCGGCCCACGGGCGCGCGCTGGTGGACCGTCTGGACGAACCGCTTCTCGCCCTGCACCGTCAGCAATTTCAGGCCCTGTCGCCCCAGCAGATGGAACAGCTGCTCAGCCTGCTGCGGCAGGTAACGGCTTCTTCGGAGGTTCTCTGA
- a CDS encoding 5-oxoprolinase subunit B family protein produces MSAPTFEPLGDAALVVRTPAARALLARLWRQPPPGLLDAAPALGQVTLLFDPLHTDAARLEQVVRSAYSTLTAEAAPPARELTLPVTFSGPDLPWCAAHAGLSEAALVEALCALTFEVAFLGFTPGFAFLTGLPPALQMPRLAAPREQVPAGSVALGGPWAGVYPRATPGGWRLVGHTAFQAFDLSRPEPVPWRAGDRVRLEAQRG; encoded by the coding sequence ATGTCCGCGCCCACCTTCGAGCCCCTGGGCGACGCGGCGCTGGTGGTGCGCACCCCAGCGGCGCGCGCCCTGCTGGCCCGGCTCTGGCGGCAGCCACCCCCCGGCCTGCTGGACGCCGCCCCCGCGCTGGGGCAGGTCACGCTGCTGTTTGACCCCCTGCACACCGACGCTGCGAGGCTGGAACAGGTGGTGCGTAGCGCGTACAGCACCCTGACCGCCGAGGCCGCGCCCCCGGCCCGGGAACTGACCCTGCCCGTGACCTTCAGTGGCCCTGATCTGCCCTGGTGTGCGGCCCACGCCGGGCTCAGCGAGGCGGCGCTGGTGGAGGCGCTGTGTGCGCTGACCTTCGAGGTGGCCTTCCTGGGCTTCACCCCCGGCTTTGCCTTTCTGACTGGCCTGCCGCCTGCCCTGCAGATGCCCCGGCTGGCCGCCCCCCGCGAGCAGGTGCCGGCCGGCAGCGTGGCCCTGGGGGGGCCCTGGGCCGGGGTCTACCCGCGCGCCACGCCGGGCGGCTGGCGCCTGGTGGGGCACACGGCGTTCCAGGCCTTTGACCTGTCGCGCCCCGAACCCGTGCCGTGGCGGGCCGGCGACCGGGTGCGCCTGGAGGCCCAGCGTGGCTGA
- a CDS encoding GGDEF domain-containing protein, whose protein sequence is MRPSPRRFLPDLAARRAACPVLGGGTLDRRLLSTHVLVVVLGAMLLKLASMPMDAFEHATLAVTCALVVGLLAVTALTRAPLQVLHGLLLAVAWSYVLSQLWHVLFRVPEQGQLQALGTLGPWAAVTLASHLWMLGRRDSLPLSVLALGSTAALLAAYVLQVPGAAQQPVVGATLQLLLAGAVMLVGQHTTARRVTADLRRDLLGDGQAERDALTGLPGNAAMKRWLDGAVARRPEGLGVVVIALDAPVPGAGGPGDARRLAHVARVLQGALRDEDMLGYLSDDQLVLALRAADARSARALCERLRLRVASRPVDGHNVTVTMGLAFYDDHRSGLSLLREAEDTCLSLQREGSNRVALGPLPAHDEQPTSDLRVQPSPA, encoded by the coding sequence ATGCGCCCCTCTCCCCGCCGCTTCCTGCCTGACCTCGCCGCCCGGCGAGCAGCCTGTCCTGTCCTGGGCGGGGGCACCCTTGACCGTCGCCTGCTGAGCACCCATGTGCTGGTGGTGGTGCTGGGCGCCATGCTGCTCAAGCTGGCGTCCATGCCGATGGACGCCTTTGAGCACGCCACCCTGGCCGTTACCTGCGCCCTGGTGGTGGGCCTGCTGGCGGTCACCGCCCTGACCCGCGCGCCGCTGCAGGTGCTGCACGGCCTGCTGCTGGCGGTGGCCTGGAGCTACGTGCTGAGCCAGCTGTGGCATGTGCTGTTCCGGGTGCCCGAACAGGGGCAGCTGCAGGCCCTGGGCACCCTGGGGCCCTGGGCGGCGGTCACCCTGGCCTCGCACCTGTGGATGCTGGGGCGGCGTGACAGCCTGCCCCTGAGCGTGCTGGCGCTGGGCAGTACAGCGGCGCTGCTGGCGGCCTATGTGCTGCAGGTGCCCGGCGCGGCGCAGCAGCCGGTGGTGGGGGCCACGCTGCAACTGCTGCTGGCCGGCGCGGTGATGCTGGTGGGGCAGCACACCACCGCCCGCCGGGTCACGGCCGATCTGCGCCGCGACCTGCTGGGCGACGGGCAGGCCGAGCGCGACGCCCTGACGGGGCTGCCCGGCAACGCCGCCATGAAACGCTGGCTGGACGGCGCCGTGGCCCGCCGCCCCGAGGGCCTGGGCGTGGTGGTGATCGCGCTGGACGCGCCGGTGCCGGGTGCTGGCGGCCCAGGCGACGCCCGCCGGCTGGCCCATGTGGCCCGGGTGCTGCAGGGCGCCCTGCGCGACGAGGACATGCTGGGCTACCTCAGCGATGACCAGCTGGTGCTGGCCCTGCGCGCGGCGGATGCCCGCTCGGCCCGCGCCCTGTGTGAGCGGCTGCGCCTGCGCGTGGCCTCCCGCCCGGTGGACGGCCATAACGTGACCGTGACGATGGGCCTGGCCTTTTACGACGACCACCGCAGCGGCCTGAGCCTGCTGCGCGAAGCCGAGGACACCTGCCTGAGCCTGCAGCGCGAGGGCAGCAACCGCGTGGCCCTGGGCCCCCTGCCCGCGCACGACGAGCAGCCCACTTCCGACCTGCGCGTTCAACCCAGTCCGGCGTAA
- a CDS encoding nitrilase-related carbon-nitrogen hydrolase: protein MRSRIVRAVAVQPQWHASDFVSAPRFRQWLRAQLDAARPHLAPDRPNLVVLTELNGLPLVLRGGGWALRLGTFQRVALALFLARLPRTLPLMLRERVSPVRALQLAGIDENTALYLDTCRALAREYGVYLCCGSAPMPRYERSGTGLRRVPGVLTNQTVLLDPQGELIGTADKVHLTPDEEAGGVDLSPGRLDELRVFPTPAGDLGVAISLDAFRADVIGRLEAQGCTVLLQPDANGSPWTAREGLPPDPDDVRDQPVAWLESSWQVTATSPQIRYAVNPMVVGNLLDLTFDGQSAITGPAEEAPAPRSYVMTEPRPGFLALAPWVGEGPHDQLRILGTQRAAGSGHPDENAYHTGVLSADLTLPPLTRPEPPATPHEEALRALLRGEAQLPRPWPAWLPLLLGLGALLLWRRRR, encoded by the coding sequence ATGCGTTCCCGCATTGTTCGCGCCGTGGCGGTGCAGCCCCAGTGGCATGCCAGCGACTTCGTTTCGGCCCCGCGCTTTCGCCAGTGGCTGCGCGCGCAGCTGGACGCGGCCCGGCCCCACCTCGCCCCGGACCGCCCGAATCTGGTGGTGCTCACCGAACTGAACGGGCTGCCGCTGGTGCTGCGCGGCGGGGGCTGGGCGCTGCGGCTGGGCACCTTTCAGCGGGTGGCGCTGGCGCTGTTCCTGGCGCGGCTGCCGCGCACGCTGCCCCTGATGCTGCGCGAGCGGGTCTCGCCGGTGCGGGCGCTGCAACTGGCGGGCATCGACGAGAACACGGCGCTATACCTGGACACCTGCCGGGCCCTGGCGCGCGAGTATGGGGTGTACCTGTGCTGCGGCTCGGCGCCCATGCCCCGCTACGAGCGCTCAGGGACTGGCCTGCGCCGGGTGCCGGGGGTGCTGACCAACCAGACGGTGCTGCTGGACCCGCAGGGCGAACTGATCGGCACCGCCGACAAGGTGCACCTCACCCCGGACGAGGAGGCGGGCGGCGTGGACCTGAGCCCGGGGCGGCTGGACGAGTTGCGGGTGTTTCCCACCCCGGCGGGCGACCTGGGCGTGGCGATCAGCCTTGACGCCTTCCGGGCCGATGTGATTGGCCGCCTGGAAGCGCAGGGCTGCACGGTGCTGCTGCAACCCGACGCCAACGGCTCGCCCTGGACCGCCCGCGAGGGGCTACCGCCGGACCCGGACGACGTGCGCGACCAGCCCGTGGCGTGGCTGGAAAGCAGCTGGCAGGTCACCGCCACCAGCCCGCAGATTCGCTACGCGGTCAATCCGATGGTGGTGGGCAACCTGCTGGACCTGACCTTCGACGGCCAGAGCGCGATCACTGGCCCGGCCGAGGAGGCCCCCGCGCCCCGCAGCTACGTGATGACCGAGCCGCGCCCCGGCTTTCTGGCCCTGGCCCCCTGGGTGGGGGAAGGCCCGCACGACCAGCTGCGCATCCTGGGCACCCAGCGCGCGGCGGGCAGCGGCCACCCCGACGAAAACGCCTATCACACCGGCGTGCTGAGCGCCGACCTGACCTTGCCCCCCCTGACGCGGCCTGAACCGCCAGCCACCCCCCACGAGGAGGCCCTGCGCGCCCTGCTGCGCGGCGAGGCGCAGCTGCCCCGCCCGTGGCCGGCGTGGCTGCCCCTCTTGCTGGGTCTTGGGGCGCTGCTGCTCTGGCGGCGCAGGCGTTGA
- a CDS encoding VOC family protein, whose protein sequence is MNQAAVPLTTGPLTLGPVELTVADLPRAAAFYRQVLGLTVLEDGAATATLGRPGLPLVRVSAQPGARPAQPTSPGLYHLALLLPTRADLARWVQHAASLGVRLGQSDHLVSEAFYLHDPDGHGIEVYRDRPRSEWRWTGGQVQMAGDPIDLPGLLAEPDAQRPFAGLPEGTSVGHVHLRVTDLGDTEAFYRGVLGFDVVSRWPGALFVSVGGYHHHFGLNTWQSAGGRPAPQDRSQLVRVNLGLPDPKDLDALAGRLHAVQQAFTRDAAHLDVRDPSGNALRFSMAPA, encoded by the coding sequence ATGAACCAAGCCGCTGTCCCCCTGACCACTGGCCCCCTGACGCTGGGGCCGGTCGAGCTGACCGTTGCCGACCTGCCGCGCGCCGCCGCGTTTTACCGGCAGGTGCTGGGCCTGACCGTGCTGGAGGACGGCGCGGCCACCGCCACCCTGGGGCGGCCCGGCCTGCCCCTGGTGCGGGTCAGCGCCCAGCCCGGCGCACGGCCCGCCCAGCCCACCTCCCCGGGTCTGTACCACCTCGCGCTGCTGCTGCCCACCCGCGCCGATCTGGCCCGCTGGGTGCAGCACGCCGCGTCTCTGGGGGTGCGCCTGGGCCAGAGTGATCACCTGGTGAGCGAGGCCTTTTACCTGCACGACCCCGATGGCCACGGCATTGAGGTCTACCGTGACCGGCCCCGCAGCGAGTGGCGCTGGACCGGCGGACAGGTGCAGATGGCCGGCGATCCCATTGACCTGCCGGGCCTGCTGGCCGAGCCGGATGCCCAGCGCCCCTTCGCCGGTCTGCCCGAGGGCACCTCGGTGGGCCACGTGCACCTGCGGGTGACGGACCTGGGGGACACCGAGGCCTTTTACCGGGGCGTGCTGGGCTTTGACGTGGTGTCGCGCTGGCCCGGGGCGCTGTTTGTCTCGGTGGGCGGCTACCACCACCATTTCGGCCTGAACACGTGGCAGAGTGCCGGGGGCCGCCCGGCCCCACAGGACCGCAGCCAGCTGGTGCGCGTGAACCTGGGTCTGCCGGACCCCAAGGACCTGGACGCCCTGGCTGGCCGCCTGCACGCCGTGCAGCAGGCGTTTACGCGCGACGCCGCGCACCTTGACGTGCGCGACCCTTCCGGCAACGCCCTGCGCTTTTCCATGGCGCCGGCCTGA
- the pxpA gene encoding 5-oxoprolinase subunit PxpA, producing the protein MPMDLNADLGEGSAHEEAVMAAVTSANIACGGHAGDLETMRDSLRLAARFGVAAGAHPGFPDREGFGRRAMTFAPADVTAFVRDQIEALKAVAAREGVALAHVKPHGMLYNMAATDPALARAIAQAAADAGLPLYFGLAGAQSVMLREAQALGLTALGEGFADRGYAPDGQLWPRSQPGALLPHAQAVAQGVRLATQGHALAVSGEVVAVPAQTLCLHGDGAEAAELARDLRAALEAAGVQVTPPLPRA; encoded by the coding sequence ATGCCAATGGACCTGAACGCCGATCTGGGCGAGGGCAGCGCGCACGAGGAAGCGGTGATGGCGGCGGTGACCTCGGCCAACATCGCCTGTGGCGGCCACGCGGGCGACCTGGAGACCATGCGTGACAGCCTGCGCCTGGCCGCGCGCTTTGGGGTGGCGGCCGGAGCCCATCCCGGCTTCCCCGACCGCGAGGGCTTTGGCCGCCGCGCCATGACTTTTGCGCCGGCGGACGTGACGGCCTTTGTGCGCGACCAGATCGAGGCCCTCAAGGCGGTGGCGGCGCGCGAGGGGGTGGCGCTGGCCCACGTCAAACCCCACGGCATGCTGTACAACATGGCGGCCACAGACCCGGCCCTGGCCCGCGCCATTGCCCAGGCGGCGGCCGACGCTGGCCTGCCGCTGTATTTCGGCCTGGCCGGGGCCCAGAGCGTGATGCTGCGCGAGGCCCAGGCCCTGGGCCTGACCGCCCTGGGCGAGGGCTTTGCCGACCGGGGGTACGCGCCAGACGGGCAGCTGTGGCCGCGCAGTCAACCCGGCGCCCTGCTGCCCCATGCCCAGGCGGTGGCGCAGGGGGTGCGCCTTGCCACCCAGGGGCACGCGCTGGCGGTCAGCGGCGAGGTGGTGGCGGTGCCCGCCCAGACCCTGTGCCTGCATGGCGACGGCGCTGAGGCCGCCGAACTGGCCCGCGACCTGCGCGCGGCCCTGGAGGCGGCGGGCGTGCAGGTCACCCCCCCCCTCCCCAGAGCATGA
- a CDS encoding 5-oxoprolinase subunit C family protein, translating to MAEPAQPSRALVVLRPGLQTTVQDAGRRARALGVPGGGAADSTARRLGNALVGNPATVAGLELTLLGPALRFEAPALVSLCGAPFGATLDGIPLPLWRAVAVQAGQTLDVRGTPAGLRAFLAVRGGLDGQEVFGSRATDPRSGFGGLEGRALRAGDRLTWGAAALAPAPRALPSPEVRTPFGPHHRLRVLPTPDLTPALEGHLCGPVFTVAPQADRMGVRLTEAVPAPHDPTRPSVPNVPGLVQLPPDGRPILLLPDAGTHGGYPSPLVVIQADQPRLGQLRPGDTLQFEAVPLAVARQALMAQEQALRQAETALRLHFASV from the coding sequence GTGGCTGAGCCGGCCCAGCCATCGCGGGCCCTGGTGGTGCTGCGCCCCGGGCTGCAGACCACCGTGCAGGACGCCGGCCGCCGGGCTCGGGCGCTGGGCGTGCCGGGCGGCGGCGCGGCCGATTCCACCGCGCGGCGTCTGGGCAACGCCCTGGTGGGCAACCCCGCCACCGTTGCGGGCCTGGAACTGACCCTGCTGGGCCCGGCGCTGCGCTTTGAAGCGCCGGCCCTGGTCAGCCTGTGCGGGGCGCCGTTCGGGGCCACGCTGGACGGCATCCCGTTGCCCCTGTGGCGCGCCGTGGCCGTGCAGGCCGGGCAGACGCTGGACGTGCGCGGCACGCCCGCTGGGCTGCGCGCCTTCCTGGCGGTTCGGGGTGGGCTGGACGGCCAGGAGGTATTCGGCAGCCGCGCCACCGACCCCCGCAGCGGGTTCGGGGGCCTGGAGGGCCGCGCCCTGCGCGCCGGGGACCGGCTGACCTGGGGCGCGGCGGCCCTGGCCCCGGCCCCACGGGCCCTCCCCTCGCCCGAGGTGCGCACCCCCTTCGGTCCCCACCACCGCCTGCGGGTGCTGCCCACCCCGGACCTGACCCCCGCCCTGGAAGGCCACCTCTGTGGGCCGGTGTTCACCGTGGCCCCGCAGGCCGACCGCATGGGCGTGCGCCTGACCGAAGCGGTGCCGGCCCCGCACGACCCCACACGCCCCAGCGTGCCCAACGTGCCAGGGCTGGTGCAGCTCCCCCCGGATGGCCGCCCCATCCTGCTGCTGCCCGACGCCGGCACCCACGGCGGCTATCCCAGCCCCCTGGTGGTGATTCAGGCCGACCAGCCCCGGCTGGGGCAACTGCGCCCCGGGGACACGCTGCAGTTTGAGGCGGTGCCCCTCGCCGTGGCGCGGCAGGCGCTGATGGCCCAGGAACAGGCGCTGCGGCAAGCCGAAACGGCGCTGCGCCTGCATTTCGCCTCGGTCTGA